In the genome of Streptomyces sp. V2I9, one region contains:
- a CDS encoding SSI family serine proteinase inhibitor — MLRRLALTAVVSLAALATAVPASTATASGPVSAGPVPAAVPTSGPFAASKPAPGPLPMPLPLPGFLDDGTGDAPGVVDETRTRLTVSVENTGVPGADGTFELECGPTGGTHPKGQAACERLAEAGATRSGRQELFRETPEGTMCTMIHGGDAFARIVGTWEGRAVDTTATRRDGCEIARWNSLVPVLPDVR, encoded by the coding sequence CACCGCCGTCGTCTCGCTCGCCGCGCTCGCCACCGCCGTGCCGGCGTCCACGGCCACCGCCTCCGGGCCCGTCTCCGCCGGGCCGGTGCCCGCCGCCGTACCGACCTCCGGACCGTTCGCCGCCTCCAAGCCCGCTCCGGGGCCGCTGCCCATGCCGCTCCCGCTGCCCGGATTCCTGGACGACGGGACGGGGGACGCGCCCGGCGTGGTGGACGAGACACGGACCCGGCTCACCGTGAGCGTGGAGAACACCGGCGTCCCCGGTGCCGACGGAACGTTCGAGCTGGAGTGCGGGCCCACCGGAGGCACCCATCCGAAGGGGCAGGCCGCCTGTGAGCGGCTGGCGGAGGCCGGGGCCACCCGGTCCGGGCGGCAGGAGCTGTTCCGGGAGACCCCCGAGGGCACCATGTGCACGATGATCCACGGCGGCGACGCCTTCGCGCGCATCGTGGGCACCTGGGAGGGCCGGGCCGTGGACACGACCGCGACCCGCCGCGACGGTTGCGAGATCGCCCGCTGGAACAGCCTCGTGCCGGTGCTCCCGGACGTTCGCTGA